GCCTCTTTAGGCGTTTAGCTTTTCCTTAGCCATCGCCTGAGTCTTACTCATCAATTTCCTCTTCTGCGCCAAGTTGCTTGAGATGAATGTGCTTACGACCTAAGGTGATTTCAAATTCATCCCCAGGTTGTAAACCCATCTGTTTCGTATAAGCAGAACCAATAAGCAGATTACCGTTAGATTGCACAGAGATGCGATAGCTCGCACTCCTACCCCCGCGTCCATTGCCATTGGCTTTGCTATCTAATTCAATACCCTCAGCGTCAATCAGCGCATTCAGGAATTTCATCATATTAACGCGCTCTACATCGTTTTTAGTTACGGTGTAGTAGCCACAGGCTCTAGCTTTTTCTTCTTTGCTGAGGTTACCTAGCTCTCTAACTTTCTCAAGCAGTGCTTGACCCTCTAAGGGTTCCATCTTGGACTCCATTTTTTTCTTTTTAGCCATCAACTTGAATCTAAACCTAAACAGTGAGGTCTCAGGTAGCGATTTCGCTATACTGATACATAACCAAGATAACAAAATCTTGGTCTTATATCATCCTCTATAGAACTATATTACACGGATACTGTCAACTTGGTTGCTTATATTTGTTGAATTTATCTTTTTAACAAATCAACCGCCGACTGGAGAACGTGTCAGCAATGGATACGCAGCGATAAGGTGGGGCGTTTCCAGTTGATCGAGTCAGCAACAAAAACCAATGATGTGCAAAACTCAGGATTGATGGGAGGCGTTATCAGGCTTCAGGAAAAACCCACCTGGTTATAGTTGACAGTACAACCATCCGGGGACGTCAATAAAAAAAAACCCGTTCAACTCTTAACCCTGTACAACCCAACCTGAAACTGGCTGAATTAGACTCCAGCTTCAAACCAACTCCAAGCTAGGAGAGATTACAATCCCTATGAAGTTGACAACTCGCGGACATTATAGTGTCAAAGCGCTCCTTGATCTCAGCCTACAGCCCGGTTATGGACCAACATCCGTTAAAATGATTGCCCAGCGCCAAGATCTACCCGCACCCTATTTAGAGAAACTACTGATTGAAATGCGTCGTGCTAATTTAGTGAATTCAGTACGGGGTTCTCAAGGTGGCTATCAATTAGCTCGCGAACCTTCAAAAATTTCTCTGGGTCAGATTTTAGCAGCCGTTGGTGAAACAATCGAACCATTACACCACCACCAGGCAGATGCCACTCAAGCCGAAGACTGGGTAACTTTAACCTTGTGGCATCGACTTCATGAAAAACTCAAAGATGCCCTATATAGCATAACCCTTGCCGATCTTTACTATGATGCTCGAAGTTGGCAAGCGGCTCAAGGCGAACAAACCAGTTTTGTGATTTAATAGAGGCTTTGATCTCGAATGACCATAATGAATCAACTGATTACCTATCAAGGGGGCTGTCACTGTGGTTCTGTCCGTTTCAGTGTGACAGTTGACCAGCACGAGGCAATCGATTGCAATTGTTCAATTTGTCGCAAAAAAGGCTTCATCCACCTAATTGTACCCCCGGAACGGTTTACTCTATTGAGTGGGGCTGAGGTTTTAACAACATATACGTTTAATACCCATACCGCTAAACATACATTCTGCCGTATTTGTGGGATTCACCCCTTTTATCGCCCCCGTTCTCATCCCCAGTCGATTGATGTTAACCTGCGTTGTCTCGATGATGATGTCCTGTCTCGATTTGCCAGAGTGCCGTTTGATGGTGCTAATTGGGAAGATAATATAGATACGCTCAAAGGCAACAAGATTGACTAGAAGTGTCATTGTTTTGTTACTTGCCGCCAGTCTAGATTACTGGATAGGTGATCCTTGGGGTTGGCTTCATCCCGTCCAAGTCATGGGTTGGCTGATTTCTCACTTTAGCCAATGGATAATTCACAATCTTTATCGTCCCTGGGAACGCCGCCTCGCCGGAATTGGATTGGGGTTAGGATTAATTATCGGTAGTGGTATGGCAGGCTGGTTCATCGTGTTGGCAGCAAACTGGCTTCATCCTTGGGTAGGGATTGGGGTTGAAAGTATTCTGCTAGCAAGCTGTTTTGCGGGTCGCAGTTTACGAAACGCGGCTGATGATGTGGTACAACCGCTAACTGATGAAGAGTTAGAGCAAGCGCGTTCTCGTTTGCGTCAATATGTGGGTCGAGATACAGAAAAATTGACAGCACCTGAAATGTTTCGGGCGGTTCTAGAGACTATCGCCGAAAATGCTACGGATGGTGTTACAGCGCCCTTATTTTATGCTATTATTGGCGCGTTTTTTCCGATAGTGGGTAGCTCTCCCTTGGCTTTAGCCTATAAAGCGGCTAGCACTCTCGATTCAATGATTGGTTATCGACGCGAACCTTATACAGATTTAGGGTGGTTCAGTGCTAAACTTGAGGATTACTTAACCTGGCTACCCTGTCGGCTGACGGTAATAACCTTAGCGCTTTTGTCAGGAAAACCCCAAAAAGTGTGGAGTTTATGCTGCCGAGATGCAACCAGCGATCCTAGCCCCAATTCCGGTTGGAGTGAATGCGCTTATGCTGCTATTCTGGGCGTACAACTTGGGGGAACCAACTGGTATCAGGGAGTTGCCAAATATAAACCCCTTTTAGGTGATCCGGTTGAGCCAATTACACCGACCAAAATTGACCAAGGGTTACAGTTGACCCGATACTGCTGTTTGATTTGGCTGGTTATCGCGATCGCAATACTGGAGTCTTCTCATTTATTCCCATCCTTATATATATGGCATCAAAACTCGATTCTCCACTAGCGAAACAAAGGGTCATACCTCAAAACCCCAAACTTAAACAAAGGGCGGGTTTTGCAACCCAACTCGGAAAGGCAATTTATATTAGTCCCTAAACCCGCCCCTACTCCAAACTATATGCCGTGAACTCTAGACAATATCCCTAATTCTCTCCCCTAGTCCTATCCCATCCGCCATCAAACCAGCAACGAGAATGCCAACTCAAACTATTGAAATTCTCTCCCCTGAAGAACTGCGCCGCA
The nucleotide sequence above comes from Coleofasciculus chthonoplastes PCC 7420. Encoded proteins:
- a CDS encoding AbrB family transcriptional regulator — translated: MAKKKKMESKMEPLEGQALLEKVRELGNLSKEEKARACGYYTVTKNDVERVNMMKFLNALIDAEGIELDSKANGNGRGGRSASYRISVQSNGNLLIGSAYTKQMGLQPGDEFEITLGRKHIHLKQLGAEEEIDE
- a CDS encoding GFA family protein, which translates into the protein MNQLITYQGGCHCGSVRFSVTVDQHEAIDCNCSICRKKGFIHLIVPPERFTLLSGAEVLTTYTFNTHTAKHTFCRICGIHPFYRPRSHPQSIDVNLRCLDDDVLSRFARVPFDGANWEDNIDTLKGNKID
- a CDS encoding Rrf2 family transcriptional regulator yields the protein MKLTTRGHYSVKALLDLSLQPGYGPTSVKMIAQRQDLPAPYLEKLLIEMRRANLVNSVRGSQGGYQLAREPSKISLGQILAAVGETIEPLHHHQADATQAEDWVTLTLWHRLHEKLKDALYSITLADLYYDARSWQAAQGEQTSFVI
- the cbiB gene encoding adenosylcobinamide-phosphate synthase CbiB, whose amino-acid sequence is MTRSVIVLLLAASLDYWIGDPWGWLHPVQVMGWLISHFSQWIIHNLYRPWERRLAGIGLGLGLIIGSGMAGWFIVLAANWLHPWVGIGVESILLASCFAGRSLRNAADDVVQPLTDEELEQARSRLRQYVGRDTEKLTAPEMFRAVLETIAENATDGVTAPLFYAIIGAFFPIVGSSPLALAYKAASTLDSMIGYRREPYTDLGWFSAKLEDYLTWLPCRLTVITLALLSGKPQKVWSLCCRDATSDPSPNSGWSECAYAAILGVQLGGTNWYQGVAKYKPLLGDPVEPITPTKIDQGLQLTRYCCLIWLVIAIAILESSHLFPSLYIWHQNSILH